Proteins from one Rosa chinensis cultivar Old Blush chromosome 7, RchiOBHm-V2, whole genome shotgun sequence genomic window:
- the LOC112177505 gene encoding uncharacterized protein LOC112177505, giving the protein MPKVSKYLNIKWELPNLNQVKLNFDGSVQNDEASIGFIVRNSDGIPLVAANKRIGQSGVLVAEAIALREGLHMALLHQHQNLLVEGDFKLLIDYIQGKSEVPWCIKALVQDIKQLAQQSVTGRVPARVCMLEGKGTSQISFSSMIVVVRHVVEKPDQWWCGFFHWRWQDIVALMLLHLSGVRPVVNDGGRVGGWQIGNYAVFVF; this is encoded by the exons ATGCCAAAGGTTTCAAAGTATCTCAACATCAAATGGGAGCTTCCTAATCTAAATCAAGTTAAGTTAAACTTTGATGGGTCAGTCCAAAATGATGAAGCTTCAATAGGGTTTATTGTTAGAAACTCAGATGGTATTCCTTTGGTAGCTGCAAATAAAAGAATTGGTCAGTCAGGTGTGCTTGTAGCTGAAGCAATAGCTTTAAGAGAGGGTTTGCACATGGCGCTTCTACATCAACATCAGAATCTTTTGGTGGAAGGTGATTTCAAGCTGTTAATTGACTACATTCAAGGTAAATCTGAGGTGCCATGGTGTATCAAAGCCCTTGTGCAAGATATCAAGCAGTTGGCTCAACAGA GTGTCACCGGACGGGTGCCTGCTCGGGTCTGTATGTTAGAGGGGAAGGGAACCAGTCAGATCTCCTTCTCGTCGATGATTGTGGTGGTGCGACACGTTGTAGAGAAACCCGATCAATGGTGGTGCGGATTCTTCCACTGGAGATGGCAAGACATCGTGGCTCTGATGCTGCTTCATCTTAGTGGTGTTCGTCCGGTCGTTAATGATGGCGGGCGGGTTGGTGGCTGGCAGATCG GGAATTATGCAGTTTTtgtgttttag